A genomic stretch from ANME-2 cluster archaeon includes:
- the larB gene encoding nickel pincer cofactor biosynthesis protein LarB, giving the protein MDLTRLLEDVKTGNIDIDEAVKQIRINNLHTLENVACIDPHRARRTGIPEAVYAPGKTIDDLVGIALSHLEHESTVIITRVSDEQLEALKQKHPVEWNRHARIAILRKGGSHVESTGGVIGIITAGTVDIPVAEEAKVIAQEMGVTVHTIYDVGAAGIHRLFPGLAEMVEKGVDAIVVAAGREGTLPTIVSGLVDVPVIGVPVSSGYGAGGGGKAALHTMLQSCSVLSVVNIDAGFVAGAFAARIANMLAMARRKE; this is encoded by the coding sequence ATGGACCTTACCCGACTACTTGAAGATGTAAAAACGGGCAACATTGATATTGACGAAGCTGTAAAACAGATACGTATCAATAACCTCCATACCCTTGAAAATGTCGCCTGTATCGACCCTCACCGCGCAAGACGTACCGGAATTCCTGAAGCTGTTTACGCTCCCGGTAAAACTATTGATGACCTGGTTGGTATTGCCTTATCCCATCTTGAGCATGAATCAACGGTTATTATTACCAGGGTCTCGGATGAACAGCTTGAAGCGTTAAAACAAAAACATCCAGTGGAATGGAACCGGCATGCGAGGATTGCAATACTGCGCAAAGGCGGTTCACATGTTGAATCAACCGGGGGGGTAATCGGTATCATCACTGCAGGAACGGTTGATATTCCTGTTGCAGAAGAGGCTAAGGTCATAGCACAGGAGATGGGTGTGACAGTGCATACCATTTATGATGTGGGTGCTGCCGGCATTCACAGGCTGTTCCCTGGTCTGGCAGAAATGGTGGAGAAGGGGGTTGACGCCATAGTGGTGGCCGCTGGCCGGGAAGGTACTCTCCCCACCATTGTATCAGGACTGGTGGATGTGCCGGTGATAGGAGTGCCGGTCTCATCCGGATACGGGGCCGGAGGTGGCGGGAAGGCAGCGTTGCATACCATGCTTCAGTCATGCTCTGTGCTGAGCGTGGTAAATATTGATGCCGGGTTCGTGGCTGGAGCGTTTGCTGCTCGGATTGCCAATATGCTCGCTATGGCAAGACGGAAAGAGTGA